In Candidatus Methylomirabilota bacterium, the genomic stretch CGTGTTTGCACTCGCTCGTCGATGGTCTGTCCATGGCGCCATTCTAAACCCGCTTCGGCACCGGCGTCTGAGGTTACGTCTCGGCGCCCGCCCGGTAGTGGGTCGCGTAGGCCTGCCGGCATCGCTCGCGCAGCTCGGTCTCCTCGGGGTCGCGTCCGGCGAAGCGCGCGGTGGAGATCTCGGAGAGGTCGAGCGCCGGCGCCCCGTCGAGGATCCACTCGGCGATCGCCTCGCCGAGCGCCGGAGAGATGCTGAGGCCGCCGACGCAGCAGCCGCTCATCACCCACGCGCCGGCCACGCCGGGGAGCGGCCCCACGAGGTAGCGGTCGTCCGTCGTGAGCGTCGGCAGCCCGCCGCGGTGCTCAGCGACGCGGATCGTGGGGTCCTGGAAGATCGGGAACTGCTCGCTCACGCTCTTCGCGAGTCGCCACAGCACCTGGATGTCGAGCGGCAGCTCGGCCATGTCGAACGACGGCGGCAGCGCGGCCGCGTCGAGCTGCACGGGATCGGGCTCGTACCCGCCCAGCATCAGCCCGCCGCGCTCGTGGCGCACGTAGACGTTGGCGTCGATCACGCGGGCGATCGGGAATTCGGGGCTGACGCCTCGAATAGGCTCGGTGATCAGGAGCTGGTGGCGCGTCGGCACGACGGGCAGCGACCCGCCGAGCCCCGCGGCGACGAGCCGCGCCCACGCGCCCGCGGCGTCCACCACGACGCGCGTCGCGATCGTGCCGCGGAGCGTGCGCACGCCCTCCACGCCCCGTGGCCCGATCTCGAAGCCCGTGGCCGGCGTGTGCGGGAGCAGCACGGCCCCAAGCTTTTCCGCCGCGCGGCAGTAGCCGAGCGGCAGCTCGGACGGCTCCACGTTGCAGTCCGTCGGGCTCCACGTCACGGCGACAATGCCGCGCTCGCCGAGGATCGGCAGCCGCCGCCGCGCCTCGGCGACGGAGACGAAGTCGATAGGGACGCCGGCCGCGCCGCCCCGCGCCACCTCGCGCGCCAGCTGCTCGGCGTCGCGTTCGATGCGCGCGATCTTCAGCGCGCCGCTCTGGGTGAAGCGGAGCGGCTGGCCGGTCTCGCCGGTGAACGCCGCGAGCTTCGCCACCGCGCGCTGCGCGAGCCGCGTGAGCGCCGGAGTCGCGCGGACCTGGCTGCTGAGCCCGGCCGCGCGCGGCGAGGTCTGCGAGGCGAGGCCGGCGCGCTCGAGCACCGTCACGCGGACGCCGCGCCGCGCCAGATGGTACGCGGCGCTCGCGCCGAAGGCGCCGGAGCCGACGACGACGACGTCCGCCGAGGCGATCATATGGCGCGCATGATACAGTCCGCGGGGACAGGAGGGAACGCATGGGCGCTCACGCGCTGTACCTGGTGCGGATGGACGTGGCCCACGACCACGAGGCCACCTTCAACGAGGTGTACGACCGAGAGCACGTCCCCAACCTCCGGGCCGTGCCCGGGGCGCGCCGGGCCAGCCGCTACCGGCAGCCCGCGCCGACCGAGCCGCGCTACCTCGCCGCCTACGAGCTGGACGGGCCGGCGGTCATCGACAGCGCGGCGTGGAAGGCGGCCGGCGAGGCGGGACGGTGGGCCACCGCGGTGCGCCCGCACACGATGAATCGTCATCGGGCCATGTACGAGTGGGTGGGCGGGAGCGCGGCGCTCACCGGGAAGACCCCGTACGTCTTCTGGGTGATGATGGACGTCGAGCCCCACCGCGAGGCCCTCTTCAACGAGCTCTACGACACGGAGCACCTGCCGCTGCTGCTGAAGCTCACCGGATGCGTCAACGCCGTGCGCTACCGGACGGCGGCCGCCGGGGAGCCGCGTTATCTTTGCGCGTACGAGGTCGAGCGCACCGACCTGCCGATGTCGAAGCTCTGGAACGACACGTCGGACGTCGGGCGCTGGAAGCCGGAGGTGCGGCCGTACACCTCCAACAAGCGCTTCATCGTCGGCGAGCGGATCCTCTCGGCCTGAGGCGCGCTACGCCGGATCGAGCCCCACGATCGCGTTGAACCGGCCGAAGCCGATGTAGAGCGTCGTGTGCGCCACCAGCTCGATGATCTCGGCCTCCGAGAAGTGGGCGCGCACCTCGGACCAGAGCGCGTCGTCGACCTTGTGGTGGTCGACGGCGAGCTTCTCGGCGAACCGGATGGCGGCCCGCTCGCGCGGGCTCAGGAGGTCCGAGCTCTCGTCGTCGATCGCCGCGATCTTCGCCTCGGTCGCCCCCGCATGCCGGGCCCCGGCATAACGCAGGGTGAGTCAGTAGCGACAGTCGTTGAGAGCGGCGATCTTCAGCCGCACCAGCTCGCGGAGCACGGGGTCGATCGTGCCCTCGCGGGCGAGCGCCGCGCGGAAGGCGGTGAGCGCCTTGAGCACGCCCGGGTTCTTCGCGTAGGTCCGCGGGCTCGCCGAGGTGCCGGTCTGGCGCTCGGCCTCCTCGCAGAGGTGCCGGATCTCGTCGTCAACCTGGTGGATGCGCAGCGGCTCGATCCTCGCCATCGTCGCCTCCTCGTTGGGGTGTGGCCATGGTACTCCAGTGCCCGTGCGAATGGCGCGCGCTGAACGTCACGGGCCTGTGGCCGGTGGCCGCCGCGGCGTGACGAGGTCGACGAGGGTGTTCGCGAGGAGTGCCGCCAGGATCAGGGCGCCGCCCGCCAGCGACGCCGCGCCGGGGCGCTCGCTCAGCACGAGCCAGACCCACAGCGGCCCCAGCACGGTCTCCAGCATGCCGATCAGCGAGCTCTGCGCGGCGGGAATCAAGCGCGCGCCGGCCATGAAGAGCAGGAAGCCCGCGCCGAATTGCCCCACGCCGAAGAACGCGAGGAGCGCCAGGTCGCGCGGCGCGGTTCGGAGCGGATCGGCCAGCGGCAGCGCCACCAGCGCCGTGAGCGCCGTCGCCAGCGCCGCCGCCGGCGCCATCTGGATCTCGGGGTGCCGGCGGATGAGGACAGTGGCGGTCGCGAAGCTCGTCGCCATGACGATCGCGAGCAGGTCGCCGACCAGCGCGCCGCGACCGTAGGAATCGGACACCATGACGACCGCGCCCGCGAGCGCGACCCCCATCGTCAGCCACGTGCGCAGCGCGACGCGCTCGCCGAGGAGCATCCAGCCCAGGAGTCCGGCCACGTAGGGTCCCGTGGACATGAGGATCAGCGTGTTGGCCACCGACGTGTGCGCCAGCGAAAAGATGAAGCACGTCGAGGCGAGCGCCATGCACACGGCCACGACCAGGACCGGGCGCCCCCCGCCGCGCCATTGCGCGAAGATCCCGCGGCCCCGGACCACCCACAGCACCAGACTCAGGAAGAGCGAGGCGAAGACGCTGCGCCACAGGCTGGTCGTCCAGGGGCTGGTGGTGACGAGGCGAGCGATGAGCCCGCCGCTGCTCCAGCAGACCGCGGCGCAGGCCACCAGCAGGACGCCGCGCCGCCTGGAGGGCGTCGCCGGATCCCGCCGTGTCGCGACCGAGTCAGGAGCCACTGGCGTACCGTCGTCGCTTGACCGAATGTGCTACATGTAGCATACTCAGGTTATGCGAACCGCCGGCGTCCGCGAAGCCCGTCAGAACCTGTCGGTACTGCTC encodes the following:
- a CDS encoding FAD-binding oxidoreductase; translated protein: MIASADVVVVGSGAFGASAAYHLARRGVRVTVLERAGLASQTSPRAAGLSSQVRATPALTRLAQRAVAKLAAFTGETGQPLRFTQSGALKIARIERDAEQLAREVARGGAAGVPIDFVSVAEARRRLPILGERGIVAVTWSPTDCNVEPSELPLGYCRAAEKLGAVLLPHTPATGFEIGPRGVEGVRTLRGTIATRVVVDAAGAWARLVAAGLGGSLPVVPTRHQLLITEPIRGVSPEFPIARVIDANVYVRHERGGLMLGGYEPDPVQLDAAALPPSFDMAELPLDIQVLWRLAKSVSEQFPIFQDPTIRVAEHRGGLPTLTTDDRYLVGPLPGVAGAWVMSGCCVGGLSISPALGEAIAEWILDGAPALDLSEISTARFAGRDPEETELRERCRQAYATHYRAGAET
- a CDS encoding carboxymuconolactone decarboxylase family protein, with amino-acid sequence MARIEPLRIHQVDDEIRHLCEEAERQTGTSASPRTYAKNPGVLKALTAFRAALAREGTIDPVLRELVRLKIAALNDCRY
- a CDS encoding DMT family transporter, producing MAPDSVATRRDPATPSRRRGVLLVACAAVCWSSGGLIARLVTTSPWTTSLWRSVFASLFLSLVLWVVRGRGIFAQWRGGGRPVLVVAVCMALASTCFIFSLAHTSVANTLILMSTGPYVAGLLGWMLLGERVALRTWLTMGVALAGAVVMVSDSYGRGALVGDLLAIVMATSFATATVLIRRHPEIQMAPAAALATALTALVALPLADPLRTAPRDLALLAFFGVGQFGAGFLLFMAGARLIPAAQSSLIGMLETVLGPLWVWLVLSERPGAASLAGGALILAALLANTLVDLVTPRRPPATGP